The Acinetobacter chinensis genomic sequence ATTCTGACTTCTGACAGACTCTGACAGCGATTCTGATTCTGACAGCGACACAGCGATTCTGACGACAGCGACTCTGACAGCGATTCTGACTCTGACAGCGATTCTGACTCTCTGACAGCGATTCTCCGACACTCTGACAGCGATTCTGACTCTGCGACAGCGACAGACAGCGACTCTGATAGCGATTCTGACTCTCTGACAGCGACTCTGATTCCGACAGCGATTCTGACTCCGACAGCGATTCTGACTCCGACAGCGACTCTGATTCTGACAGCGATTCTGACTCTGACAGCGACTCAGACTCTGACAGCGACAGCGACTCAGACTCTGACAGCGACTCAGACTCTGACAGCGATTCTGATTCCGACAGCGATTCTGATAGCGACAGCGATTCCGACTCTGACAGCGACAGTGATTCTGACTCTGACAGCGACAGCGATTCCGACTCTGACAGCGACAGTGATTCTGACTCTGACAGCGACAGCGACAGCGATTCTGACTCTGACAGCGATTCTGACTCTGACAGCGATTCTGACTCCGACAGTGATTCTGACTCTGACAGCGACAGCGATTCTGACTCTGACAGCGATTCTGACTCTGACAGCGATTCTCTGACAGACTCTGACAGCGATTCTGATTCCGACAGCGATTCTGACTCTGACAGCGATTCCGACTCTGACAGCGACAGTGATTCTGACTCTGACTCTGACAGCGATTCTGACTCTGACAGCGACAGTGATTCTGACTCCGACAGCGATTCTGATTCCGACAGCGACTCAGACTCTGACAGCGATTCTGACTCCGACAGCGATTCTGATTCCGACAGCGACTCAGACTCTGACAGCGATTCTGACTCCGACAGCGATTCTGACAGCGACTCTGATTCCGACAGCGATTCTGACAGCGACAGCGATTCTGACTCTGACAGCGACTCTGATTCCGACAGCGATAGTGACTCTGACAGCGACAGCGATTCTGACTCTGACAGTGATTCTGACTCTGACAGCGACTCTGATAGCGACAGCGACTCTGACTCTGACAGCGATTCTGACTCTGACAGCGACAGCGATTCTGACTCTGACAGCGACAGCGATTCTGACTCTGACAGTGATTCTGACTCTGACAGCGACTCAGACTCTGACAGCGACAGCGATTCTGACTCTGACAGTGATTCTGACTCTGACAGCGACTCAGACTCTGACAGCGACAGCGATTCTGATTCCGACAGCGACTCTGATTCCGACAGCGATTCAGACTCTGACAGTGATTCTGACTCTGACAGCGATTCTGACTCTGACAGCGATTCTGACTCCGACAGCGATTCTGATAGCGACAGTGATTCTGATAGCGACAGCGATTCTGATTCCGACAGCGACTCCGATTCTGACTCTGACAGCGATTCTGACTCTGACAGCGACTCTGATAGCGACAGCGATTCTGACTCTGATAGCGATTCTGATTCCGACAGCGATTCTGATTCTGACAGCGATTCAGACTCTGACAGCGACTCTGATTCTGACTCCGACAGCGATTCTGATTCCGACAGCGATTCTGACTCTGACAGTGATTCTGACTCTGACAGCGATTCTGACTCTGACAGCGATTCTGACTCCGACAGCGATTCTGATAGCGACAGTGATTCTGACAGCGACAGCGACTCTGATAGCGACAGCGATTCTGACTCTGACAGCGACTCAGACTCTGACAGTGATTCTGATTCCGACAGCGATTCTGACTCTGATAGCGACTCAGACTCTGACAGCGACTCAGACTCTGACAGCGACTCAGACTCTGACAGCGATTCTGACTCTGACAGCGATTCAGACTCCGACAGCGATTCTGACTCTGACAGCGATTCTGACTCTGACAGCGACTCAGACTCTGACAGTGATTCTGATTCCGACAGCGATTCTGACTCTGATAGCGACTCAGACTCTGACAGCGACTCAGACTCTGACAGCGACTCAGACTCTGACAGCGACTCAGACTCTGACAGCGATTCTGACTCTGACAGCGATTCAGACTCCGACAGCGATTCTGACTCTGACAGCGATTCTGACTCTGACAGCGACTCTGATTCCGACAGCGACTCTGACTCTGACAGCGATTCTGACTCTGACAGCGATTCCGACTCTGACAGCGATTCTGATGGCTCTGACAGTGATACAGATGCACCTGATGAACCTACTGCACAGTTCAATGCCGATGGTTCCAAAGTCACGGGTACAGCTGAACCTGGTTCTCTTGTTAAAGTTAAAGACAAAGATGGCAATGTCATCGGTTCTGCAACTACAGATGCATCGGGTAACTACTCAGCAGATCTGAATCCTGCCCTGAAAAATGGTGAGAAGGTTGATGTAACGGCAACAGATGCTGCCGGTAATGAATCCTTACCGACAGAGGCAACAGCTCCTGACCTGACAGCTCCTGACTCTCCTGCTGCGACCATCTCTCCGGATGGCACAGAAGTGACCGGCACAGGTGAACCTGGCGCAACCATTCTTGTGAAAGACAAGGACGGCAACACCATCGGTTCAGCCGTGGTTGATGCAAGCGGCAACTACAGTGCACCGCTGGATACCCCGTTGACCAACGGTGAGAAAGTGGATGTGACTGCAACCGATGCAGCGGGCAATGAATCAACTCCGGTTGAGGCAACAGCTCCTGACACCACCGCACCTGATGCACCGACAGCCACAGTGACACCGGACGGCACAGCAGTGACCGGCACAGGTGAGCCTGGCGCAACCATTCTTGTGAAAGACAAGGACGGCAACACCATCGGTTCAGCCGTGGTTGATGCGAGCGGCAACTACAGTGCACCGCTAGATACTCCGTTGACCAACGGTGAGAAAGTGGATGTGACTGCAACGGATACAGCGGGCAATGAATCAACTCCGGTTGAAGCAACAGCTCCTGACAGCACCGCACCTGATGCACCGACAGCCACAGTGACACCGGACGGCACAGCAGTGACGGGTACGGGCGAACCTGGCGCAACCATTCTTGTGAAAGACAAGGACGGCAACACCATCGGTTCAGCCGTGGTTGATGCAAGCGGCAACTACAGTGCACCGCTGGATACACCTCTTGTAGATGGTGAGAAAGTGGATGTGACTGCAACCGATGCAGCGGGCAACGAATCAACTCCGGTTGAGGCAACAGCTCCTGACCTGTTTGCACCTGATGCACCGACAGCGACTGTTGATCAGACGGCTGGTGACAAAGTAACAGGTGCAACTGAGCCTGGCTCCACAGTGACTGTTTACGCAGCTGATGGCGTTACTGTACTTGGTTCTGCAACAGCAGATGCAAGCGGTAACTACACAGTGAATCTGGCTACTCCGCTGTTGAATGGCGAAGATGTGAAGGTGACGGCGAAAGATCCAGGTGGCGAATCTGCTCCTGCAAATGCTAAGGCTTCTGATCAGACTCCACCTGATGCACCGACAGCAGCAATTGATCAGACACTGGGCAATAAAGTGACCGGCACAGGCGAACCTGGTGCGACAGTTCTTGTGAAAGACCAGGGCGGTAACACGGTTGGTTCAGCGGTTGTTGACGCAAGTGGTAACTATACTGCTGATCTGACAAAACCATTTACGGATGGTGAGTCATTAGCAGTTACTCAGACTGACTCAGCAGGTAACGAGTCTGTACCAACAAATGTAACAGCTCCAAATGTTCCAATGGATGCTCAGGACAACTCAGACACAGTGAATATCGAATACGATTATCCAGTGACAGAGAAGTTCCTTGATAATGCCATTACATACAGTTGGTTACTGGGTGCATTTGGTATTGTGCTTGGTACTACTAAAGGCTCAACTGAATTTACAGTTGGTCAGGGTGTAACTGCAGATGTTCAATTGCAGATCAAGTCCGGTTCGTGGGCATCCTTCCTTGATCAGGTAAGTATTGTATTATCCAAATACAATCCATCTACTGGTCAGTGGGATAAGATAGCTGATAACAGTTCAACAGGGATCTTTGACTTCATTGGTGTCTTTGGTGAAGTTGCCAAGGTGAATCTGGATGATTTGTCTGCTGGTCGTTATAAGATCGATATGTCCAGCTTTAACATGCTTACCTTGCCAGGTTATGTTGAAACTGACATTGCGATTACAGAGCATCATACTTCTCAGACACCTATTATCACGACAGTAGGTGAAGCAACTGGTAATGTGATTACTGATGTTGATCCTTCAACAGGTAAAGACAACCTGGCAGCAGGTTCTGTAGTGACCAAAGTGAATGGTGATACAGTTTCAGGTGCAACAGTGATTACTGGACTTTACGGTAAACTGACGATTAATGCAGATGGTAGTTATACGTATAAACCAGATGCAAATCTTGCCAATATAGGTAAGTCTGATGTGTTCTCTTACACTGTAACCGATCCGGTCACAGGCAAAGAAGATACTGCAGATCTGACCATTGATATTGGTACAACTTCAGGAGCAACGGTAGCTTCGCTCAAAATGGCTTCTGCGGTAGCTGATTTTGATTCTGTAGATGCCGATGCTGGAAATACTGTAACTTCTACAGAAAATGATGACCAGATTACTCTTGGTAATGGTACAGATACTGTGATCTACAACTTACTTGATGCAGCAGATGCAACAGGTGGTAATGGTCATGATACTGTCTCTGAATTCACGGTTGCAGGTGCTTCGGAACAGCACAGCATCGTTGATATCA encodes the following:
- a CDS encoding BapA/Bap/LapF family large adhesin, with protein sequence MTGTGEPGATILVKDKDGNTIGSAVVDASGNYSAPLDTPLTNGEKVDVTATDAAGNESTPVEATAPDTTAPDAPTATVTPDGTAVTGTGEPGATILVKDKDGNTIGSAVVDASGNYSAPLDTPLTNGEKVDVTATDTAGNESTPVEATAPDSTAPDAPTATVTPDGTAVTGTGEPGATILVKDKDGNTIGSAVVDASGNYSAPLDTPLVDGEKVDVTATDAAGNESTPVEATAPDLFAPDAPTATVDQTAGDKVTGATEPGSTVTVYAADGVTVLGSATADASGNYTVNLATPLLNGEDVKVTAKDPGGESAPANAKASDQTPPDAPTAAIDQTLGNKVTGTGEPGATVLVKDQGGNTVGSAVVDASGNYTADLTKPFTDGESLAVTQTDSAGNESVPTNVTAPNVPMDAQDNSDTVNIEYDYPVTEKFLDNAITYSWLLGAFGIVLGTTKGSTEFTVGQGVTADVQLQIKSGSWASFLDQVSIVLSKYNPSTGQWDKIADNSSTGIFDFIGVFGEVAKVNLDDLSAGRYKIDMSSFNMLTLPGYVETDIAITEHHTSQTPIITTVGEATGNVITDVDPSTGKDNLAAGSVVTKVNGDTVSGATVITGLYGKLTINADGSYTYKPDANLANIGKSDVFSYTVTDPVTGKEDTADLTIDIGTTSGATVASLKMASAVADFDSVDADAGNTVTSTENDDQITLGNGTDTVIYNLLDAADATGGNGHDTVSEFTVAGASEQHSIVDIKGLLSDQTGVNAGNIGNYVKVAYNGTDTVISIDRDGTGANYSSADLLTLKNTNTTLAELLQNNQLLF